GCCTGTTGGGCAAAAATATGCGTCATTAACGCACCGTTCACAATATTAAACGGCACACCGAGCAGGATATCCGCACTGCGCTGATACAACGCCAGGGATAATTTTCCACCACCGACATAAAACTGATAGGTTTTGTGGCAAGGCGGCAGCGCCATGTCATCCAGTTGCGCGACATTCCAGCCTTCAATAATCAAGCGACGCGAGGTTGGATTGTTATTCAACATATCCAGCACCTGGCTAACCTGGTCAATTTCTGCGCCGGATGCCGTAGGCCAGTGACGCCATTGAAATCCATAAACCGGGCCCAAGTCACCCCATTGCTGGGCAAACTGCGCATCGGCCAAGATGCGCTGTTCAAATTCCTGCATGGAAATTTTTTCACCGCTGGCATCAACAAATTTTTTATGCGGCCAATCGGACCAGATATGGACATTTTGCTCGAGAAGCTCGCGCACATTGCGACCGCCACTCAACATCCACAAAATTTCTTTGATCGCGGTTTTCCAATACACTCGTTTGGTGGTGAAGGCAGGAAACGCCTCTTGCAAATTAAACCGCATGGTGACGCCAAACGTGGCACGGGTACCCACACCAGTACGATCAACCCGCTCATCACCGTGTTCCAGCAAATAACGCAACGTATCCAAATATTGTTGTTCGGGATGCAAACTCACACAAAACTCCTAACTTTTTAGCGCTTATAGGCAATAGCCAACATGATTGCGCCTGCGATAATCATCGGAATAGACAATAGTTGTCCCATCGTCATCCAGTCGAATGCAATAAATCCTAACTGCGCATCGGGCTGACGGAAAAATTCATTGAAACTACGGAACACACCAAACAGGATCAGGAACATGGCAGATACAGCCATGGCCGGGCGTTTTTTCTTCGAGTACAACCACAGCATAATAAAGACCACGATTCCTTCCAGCACACCTTGATATAACATTGAAGGGTGACGCACCAGATTGTCCACGTGCGGAAAAACCATCCCCCAAGCTACATCAGTAGGACGTCCCCAAAGTTCGCCATTGATAAAATTTCCCATGCGTCCAAAGAAATAACCCAGCGGCAC
The nucleotide sequence above comes from Gammaproteobacteria bacterium. Encoded proteins:
- the thyA gene encoding thymidylate synthase: MSLHPEQQYLDTLRYLLEHGDERVDRTGVGTRATFGVTMRFNLQEAFPAFTTKRVYWKTAIKEILWMLSGGRNVRELLEQNVHIWSDWPHKKFVDASGEKISMQEFEQRILADAQFAQQWGDLGPVYGFQWRHWPTASGAEIDQVSQVLDMLNNNPTSRRLIIEGWNVAQLDDMALPPCHKTYQFYVGGGKLSLALYQRSADILLGVPFNIVNGALMTHIFAQQAGLEVGEFIWFGADVHLYTNHVEQAALQLSREPKALPSLQIKRKAASLFDYTVEDFDLLGYDPHPAISAPVAV
- the lgt gene encoding prolipoprotein diacylglyceryl transferase; translation: ILFYNFSSFLEDPLMLFRIWQGGMSFHGGLIGVIVAMLLFARKKKVGFFNVADFVAPLVPLGYFFGRMGNFINGELWGRPTDVAWGMVFPHVDNLVRHPSMLYQGVLEGIVVFIMLWLYSKKKRPAMAVSAMFLILFGVFRSFNEFFRQPDAQLGFIAFDWMTMGQLLSIPMIIAGAIMLAIAYKR